Proteins found in one Triticum aestivum cultivar Chinese Spring chromosome 4D, IWGSC CS RefSeq v2.1, whole genome shotgun sequence genomic segment:
- the LOC123098147 gene encoding DNA (cytosine-5)-methyltransferase CMT1, giving the protein MASMSPVTPAAAEPRRSTRLLSNTKPADADAEAEVDAELERETSHRGKRPRKAAGMGTGTRKRAAKGKRKEPESSSSAAAGAMEVEDAGSGINGDVYPEEMKLIEEEEEQADPGEEGSAETRGARKRVAPPRAQRRPDASADHFVGEPIPDDKARRRWPSRYETKDSDSRSRRSNDPEEEIGARCHYTSACVDDAIFNLNDDVYVKAGPNEENYIGRITEFFEGTDHVLYFTCRWFFRAEDTVISPNLLEVHDHEHDRKRVFLSEEKNDNMIESIISKLNIIYVDPSKTPQERDQLISNSDLYYDMSYSVAYSTFANIPAENDGATDSEVASDISCEEGKPVADPVGSSDAQRETATLLDLYSGCGAMSTGLCLGAALSGIKLNTKWAVDMNEYACNSLKHNHPGTQVRNEKAEDFLALLKHWNALCKKYVVHSSNSSGSDLAQMSNDDEDDKNEALPNDLFEVERLLDICYGDPNKTGNDGLWFKVRWKTYDPSHDSWEPIDGLSDSPECIKEFVQRGYRESILPLPGSVDVICGGPPCQGISGLNRFRNYNEPLEDDRNKQLVVFMDVVNYLRPKYVLMENVVDILKFADGFLGRYALSRLVSMRYQARLGLMVAGCYGLPQFRMRAFLWGSLPSGVLPKFPLPTHDVVKRGVVPNAFSQCLVAYDEIDDKRLKKALVLQDALSDLPKVPNYQPNDLMENRINPKTEFQRYIRLSRKDMEDYSFGDATPSPKACQLFDHQPLELSTDDYQRVKQIPFRKGANFRDLKGVQVGENNTVEFNPHIPRVFLPSGKPLVPYYAMTYIKGKSPKPFGRLWWDETVPTVVTRAEPHNQIILHPNQHRVLTVRENARLQGFPDYYRLFGPIKQKYIQVGNAVAVPVARALGYSLGQAYRGALVGGQPLFELPENFASVGQAAATASPVGVVEK; this is encoded by the exons ATGGCGTCCATGTCCCCGGTGACGCCCGCGGCGGCCGAGCCCAGGCGCTCCACGCGCCTGCTGTCCAACACCAAgccggccgacgccgacgcggaGGCCGAGGTCGACGCTGAGCTCGAGCGCGAGACGTCGCACCGCGGCAAGCGCCCGCGCAAGGCGGCGGGGATGGGCACCGGCACCCGGAAGAGAGCGGCCAAGGGCAAGCGGAAGGAGCCGGAgtcgtcgtcgtcggcggcggctggGGCGATGGAGGTGGAGGATGCCGGCAGCGGGATCAACGGCGACGTGTACCCGGAGGAGATGAAATTgatcgaggaggaagaggagcaggCCGACCCTGGAGAGGAGGGCTCCGCGGAGACGCGTGGCGCCAGGAAGAGGGTGGCCCCGCCGCGCGCCCAGAGGAGGCCGGACGCCTCGGCGGACCACTTCGTGGGCGAGCCTATCCCGGATGACAAGGCCAGGCGACGCTGGCCGAGCCGCTACGAAACCAAG GATTCTGATTCACGCTCTAGGCG ATCTAATGATCCGGAGGAGGAAATTGGCGCTCGATGCCACTACACATCTGCATGTGTGGATGATGCAATCTTCAACCTCAATGATGATGTCTATGTGAAG GCTGGTCCCAATGAGGAAAATTACATTGGCCGGATTACAGAGTTTTTTGAAGGAACCGATCATGTTTTATATTTCACATGCCGTTGGTTTTTCCGTGCTGAAGATACG GTCATCTCACCCAACTTGCTAGAGGTCCATGATCATGAACATGATCGGAAGCGTGTTTTCCTTTCAGAGGAAAAGAATGATAACATGATTGAGTCAATAATTTCTAAACTAAATATCATTTATGTTGACCCAAGT AAGACACCTCAAGAAAGAGATCAGTTAATATCAAATTCTGATTTGTATTACGACATGTCGTACTCAGTTGCATATTCAACATTTGCAAATATTCCAGCAG AAAACGATGGTGCAACAGACAGTGAAGTGGCATCAGATATTTCCTGTGAAGAGGGGAAACCAGTGGCTGACCCTGTGGGATCATCTGATGCACAAAGGGAAACAGCAACTCTGCTGGATCTTTACTCTGGATGTGGTGCCATGTCAACCGGGCTTTGCCTGGGTGCTGCATTGTCCGGCATCAAACTAAATACT AAATGGGCTGTAGACATGAATGAATATGCTTGCAACAGTCTAAAGCATAACCATCCTGGCACCCAG GTACGAAATGAGAAGGCCGAAGATTTTCTTGCGCTCCTCAAGCACTGGAATGCACTCTGTAAGAAGTATGTTGTCCACAGTAGCAACTCTTCTGGCTCTGACCTGGCTCAGATGTCAAATGATGACGAAGACGATAAAAATGAAGCTCTACCAAATGATCTATTTGAGGTAGAGAGGCTTCTTGATATATGCTATGGCGATCCTAATAAAACAGGAAACGATGGCCTGTGGTTCAAG GTGCGGTGGAAAACATATGATCCTAGTCATGACTCATGGGAGCCAATTGATGGACTCAG CGATTCCCCTGAGTGTATTAAGGAATTTGTTCAGAGAGGATATAGGGAATCTATTTTGCCCTTGCCT GGCTCTGTTGATGTTATCTGTGGGGGTCCTCCCTGCCAAGGCATCAGTGGATTGAACAGATTCAGGAATTACAATGAGCCGCTGGAAGATGATAGAAACAAACAGTTGGTTGTCTTTATGGATGTTGTTAACTATCTGCGACCTAAATATGTTCTGATGGAAAATGTCGTAGACATTCTAAAATTTGCAGATGGATTCCTGGGGCGATATGCGCTTAGTCGTCTTGTCTCCATGAGATACCAAGCTAGGCTTGGATTGATGGTTGCAGGATGTTATGGGTTACCTCAGTTTAGGATGCGGGCCTTTCTGTGGGGATCTCTTCCTTCTGGG GTTCTCCCAAAATTCCCGCTTCCAACGCATGATGTTGTTAAGCGAGGAGTCGTACCCAATGCATTTTCG CAATGTCTCGTTGCATACGATGAAATAGATGACAAACGTTTAAAGAAAGCTCTTGTCCTTCAAGATGCACTATCTGATTTACCAAAG GTTCCAAACTATCAACCTAATGATCTGATGGAAAATCGCATTAACCCCAAAACAGAGTTCCAGCGCTACATCCGGCTTAGCCGTAAAG ACATGGAGGATTACTCATTTGGAGATGCTACTCCTAGTCCTAAGGCATGTCAACTGTTTGATCATCAGCCGCTAGAGTTAAGCACTGATGATTATCAAAGAGTGAAGCAGATTCCTTTTAGAAAG GGGGCCAACTTCCGTGATTTGAAGGGTGTCCAGGTTGGAGAAAATAACACTGTTGAGTTTAATCCACACATTCCTCGTGTGTTTCTGCCTTCTGGAAAACCTTTG GTGCCTTACTATGCCATGACCTACATCAAGGGGAAATCACCGAA ACCATTCGGACGCCTGTGGTGGGATGAAACTGTTCCAACAGTTGTCACCAGAGCTGAGCCCCACAACCAG ATTATCTTGCACCCCAACCAGCATCGAGTTCTGACCGTCCGCGAAAACGCACGGTTACAAGGCTTTCCAGACTATTACAGGCTCTTTGGCCCTATAAAGCAGAA ATATATTCAGGTTGGCAATGCGGTTGCTGTTCCCGTTGCTCGAGCTCTGGGATATTCCCTTGGACAGGCTTACCGTGGTGCATTGGTTGGAGGGCAGCCACTGTTCGAACTGCCTGAGAATTTTGCTTCTGTGGGTCAAGCAGCAGCCACAGCATCACCTGTAGGAGTAGTGGAGAAGTAG
- the LOC123098149 gene encoding proline-rich receptor-like protein kinase PERK5, which yields MDDSPLSRGPLGPLLGSGPLDPSSSGDSGGSGGSPSGDSDSSGGSSSSESPPSPSSSQSSTQSTPPPGSEDSAPSPPSPSLSPPPATPAGTSGSPPATPAGTSGSPPGQSSPPGSNAIPSPQAPKNSGGGDGSSESGGGSKGGGGSSGRGKGGSKQDGSPPVEAVVVGVVIGVLVFALLLCIAACVCCARRKKKKPPMAMPFYTDQHGNVYYANNMPSPWQQSGGPSDGHGGVGWHLQYPQGQGPLSEEMTMSGSHGSGSSMPPPPPAIFGSQSSFTYEELASATGGFSKANLLGQGGFGYVYKGVLPGSGKEVAVKQLKAGSGQGEREFQAEVEIISRVHHRHLVSLVGYCIAGASQRLLVYEFVANDTLERHLHGKDLPVMDWPKRLAIALGSAKGLAYLHEDCNPRIIHRDIKAANILLDENFEAKVADFGLAKLTTDNNTHVSTRVMGTFGYLAPEYASSGKLTDKSDVFSFGVMMLELITGRRPVDPSNYMEDSLVDWARPLLARALSEGGSFDEVVDQRLENKYDRQEMERMAASAAAAVRHSAKRRPKMKQIVRALEGDASLDDLNEGMKPGQSMIYSSDESGSYAANINRLWQVAFESSEEYTNEYSGTGESGETTQRHH from the exons ATGGACGACTCGCCCCTAAGCCGCGGACCCCTGGGCCCCCTGCTAGGTAGTGGTCCACTGGACCCGTCGTCGTCGGGAGATTCAGGTGGCTCGGGTGGATCGCCGTCGGGAGATTCGGATAGCTCGGGTGGATCGTCGTCGTCGGAATCCCCGCCGTCTCCCTCCAGCTCACAATCGTCCACGCAGTCGACCCCGCCGCCAGGGTCCGAGGACTcggcgccgtcgccgccctcgccgtCTCTGTCACCGCCGCCGGCTACGCCAGCAGGTACCAGCGGGTCGCCCCCGGCTACGCCAGCAGGTACCAGCGGGTCGCCCCCGGGTCAATCATCGCCGCCGGGATCAAATGCCATCCCGTCTCCGCAGGCTCCGAAGAACAGCGGGGGCGGCGACGGCTCCTCGGAGAGCGGGGGCGGTTCCAAGGGCGGGGGCGGTTCGAGCGGCCGCGGCAAGGGCGGGAGCAAGCAAGACGGTTCTCCTCCCGTGGAGGCCGTGGTCGTCGGCGTGGTGATCGGGGTCCTGGTCTTCGCCCTGCTGCTGTGCATCGCCGCGTGCGTGTGCTGCgccaggaggaagaagaagaagccgccCATGGCCATGCCCTTCTACACCGACCAGCATG GGAACGTGTACTACGCGAACAACATGCCGAGCCCGTGGCAGCAGAGCGGCGGCCCGTCGGACGGGCACGGCGGCGTGGGGTGGCACCTGCAGTACCCGCAGGGACAGGGGCCGCTGAGCGAGGAGATGACGATGAGCGGGTCGCACGGGTCGGGGTCGTcgatgcccccgccgccgccggccatcttCGGGTCGCAGAGCTCGTTCACGTACGAGGAGCTGGCGTCGGCCACGGGCGGGTTCTCCAAGGCGAACCTGCTGGGGCAGGGCGGGTTCGGGTACGTGTACAAGGGCGTGCTGCCGGGCAGCGgcaaggaggtggcggtgaagcaGCTCAAGGCCGGCAGCGGGCAGGGCGAGCGCGAGTTCCAGGCGGAGGTGGAGATCATCAGCCGCGTCCACCACCGCCACCTCGTCTCCCTCGTCGGCTACTGCATCGCCGGCGCCTCCCAGCGCCTGCTCGTCTACGAGTTCGTCGCCAACGACACCCTCGAGCGCCACCTCCACGGGAAGGACCTGCCGGTCATGGACTGGCCCAAGAGGCTCGCCATCGCGCTCGGCTCCGCCAAGGGCCTGGCGTACCTGCACGAAGACT GCAATCCAAGGATCATCCACCGTGACATCAAGGCGGCCAACATTCTCTTGGACGAAAATTTCGAGGCCAAG GTCGCGGATTTCGGGCTCGCCAAGTTGACGACGGACAACAACACCCACGTCTCCACGCGCGTCATGGGAACGTTCGG GTACCTGGCGCCGGAGTACGCCTCCAGCGGCAAGCTGACGGACAAGTCGGACGTCTTCTCCTTCGGCGTCATGATGCTCGAGCTCATCACCGGCCGGCGGCCCGTCGACCCCAGCAACTACATGGAGGACAGCCTGGTGGACTGGGCGAGGCCGCTCCTGGCGCGCGCGCTGTCGGAGGGCGGCAGCTTCGACGAGGTGGTCGACCAGCGCCTGGAGAACAAGTACGACCGGCAGGAGATGGAGCGCatggccgccagcgccgccgccgccgtccggcaCTCCGCCAAGCGCCGCCCCAAGATGAAACAG ATCGTTCGCGCGCTGGAGGGCGACGCGTCGCTGGACGACCTGAACGAAGGGATGAAGCCAGGGCAGAGCATGATATACAGCTCCGACGAGTCCGGGAGCTACGCGGCCAACATTAACAGGCTTTGGCAGGTCGCGTTCGAGAGTAGCGAGGAGTACACCAACGAGTACAGCGGGACGGGGGAGTCGGGGGAGACAACACAACGGCATCACTAA